The genomic interval CATGCATTATTATGTGTGATATGTGATATGAAACTCcatttttgtataattaaaattggatgAGTAGATTGTGTATATGGAACTTAATGGCTAGTACTGCTGTGAATTGAATTCTTAAACAATATATCCACAAGAATGCTTAATTGAGTagtttttaagtaattttatttaactgaGTAGATTCTTAAGAAGGTaggggataaaaaaattagtttaactTTGCTTACTCACTAACCtttaaaataaagtgaaaacaaatatatttaaaaaaataatgataaaatatctctaaacacatcttttttctttttttaaaattatatttacaataagAAATTGTAGGACTCGAGCTACTCCCTCAACCAGTCTTTTGTTCTGGGCAAGCCCGGCCGGTGGTAAACATTTGCAGGCTTTGAACGAACTCTCTCTTCTTCTACCTTTTGGAACATGAATTGTAAAATGCTAATGACTACACAAGAATGCTACCTCAGTTATAGCAGTGATGCTGACGCGATCACCtgatgaattaaaataaattacaaatgaaagtTTCAGAAAGATGAGAAAGTTTTCCTACTGTGTTGGTTGCCAACACAACTTGTAATTAATTAGTGATGCTGAGGTGGTGCTGTTGGTTAATAAATAAGTCACACACATGTTCCTGTTTTCTATAAATATGTGACACATGGCAgtcatttcaattttctttttctttttactaattaGAAGTAAAACCAAGTTAaccttcaattttcttttaatgatataCCTATAACGTTTAATGTTCAATAGTTTTTCATATTTACATTACTTAGTTAACGCTCATATGTTGGTTTCTCGCTCTTATGAATTATGATTACTTCTCTTAATAACTTTAACTAGTCATATAAAAAGGAACatcaagataattttttttttataatgtatATTATAGCTCACTATTATTTATAATCTGAAATATATTGGGACAATTTAAAATGAAGCCTGCTGAAGTGGAATTCCAATTTTTACCCTCATAAAATTTTGGAGAGAAATCTATTTCACTTGGTGGGAATGATCTACCTCCAccaattttttaacattgggGGAAGAATTGAGTCTCAACAATGGGTGGACTCAAACCTATGCACTCGAGATAATAAtctttagtttaaaaattttaagatagaTCTCAAAAAGatgaattatatataactCAACACAAATTAAGGACTGATTTAGGATTGAGGTTGAAACACTATAAACcacttattttataagttttgataaaaacaatacttggtaaatttttaaaaaactatttacttcataagtttttatgttttaacaaCAACATTTAAAAGTAGATTGGGTTGCTTTTTATAActagtttattaaataagttaccATACCTTTTTAAACTTCCTATTATactcttaatattttaataaaaaataattatatcttattttctataaatcctaatatattaataataacctaatatattaataaaaagtaatttaaatttatgtctattttaacaattttaattagtattttcATGCCCTTTTAAAGTAGGagttatataaaaaataatttaaaaccaataagataaattaaagagatcaaaatatcaaatatcagtgatcatgaaaataattctatGGGTCTTAATGCTTttatgctgcgtttactttttggattggagtgggaatcctgaggagtgggaattcttggattaggagtgtggagtgggagtgggagtagggtgtttacttaaattaaatgaaagtatggattgtcaatcagaatcccaattatttgtttactttgtcttggattgggagtaaattattttaaattataattttatccttatatacagaattataatttgtaattaaaaaattaataaaaaatatatttggaaaataaaataaatattttattatatttataaattaataataattactaatattcttaattatgtaaatcataattttttattaattttaatttaaattatgtgaataaaaattattaataatagcaacacaaatgaaatattattattgataatatagtacaaaattaatattttttagaataaaatatttattattattaattaaataaataattaatatttattaaaattaatgtttaatattattaatttaaatataatatttgtttgaGGGAAAAATAGGAAAGACAATAGAGCGCCACGTGTCAACCAATGGAATGATTTCAGCACAATCGGAGATACCCTGCATAATCCGAGGTGCCCGGCATGACTTGAGGTACCCCAtataaatagaggtacccTGCACAAATAGGGGTATCCcacacaaatagaggtaccccataCAAATAGAGGTATCCCATACAAATAGGGGTACCCCGTGTAATAGGGGGTACCCCACGTAACTCGAGGCACCCGGCAAAGCGGATGTAAGAGAATCCACCAAAAATATCCGCTATGAGAAACGTCTCCGCCTcctaaaagatattatttgattttgtcagAATTAGGAATCAAGAACGTTGTATCAAAAGGGGGGGACAGCCGCCTGCTACCTctgccaaaagtgaaggacaCTGTCCCAAGGACAGTGGTCCCCAGCCGCCTACCCGACAGCTATTGCAGAGGTACCCCGGACCACTCTCCAGCGCGCGCCACGTTCTCAAAAGATGAGATACGCCGCGAACATGCACATAACGGCCCCAAGAATCATAAAAGCGGTAAAAGGACGTTAGCCAAAAAGGGTACGCCACGTGGCAGATAaggtactccatatataaaggCGCCTAGATTTCATTCTCCATGAGGCTTCATTCGCCCAAAAACACTCACACTCCAAAAAAGaggttttcttcaaccttaaaccctaatttacagAGAGCTAGCTAGCTCTCTTCGCCAtaaaagcttgagtttgctaacttgagcgtcggagtgtgaacgccggggtacccccggcttcacctctaacctctatttcattgttttgcaGGCGTGAAGCTCATTTTGAAGGATACCTCTCTTGTTTCTGATCTTCCACCATTGTTACCACTCTCTCTCCCTTTCTCACCTCCCCCAAATCTTAGATACACCGCCCAACACACAATAAACCAGTGAGGTACCCCATCTCCcctcaaaataacaaatttattgttctagaTTGGTTTGACTTTTCTTACCCCAAAACCAGTTGAAAACAATTGGCGCCGTCTATGGGGAAACGCGCAAAAATCCTCCTCCACAGTTACCAAACTAGTTGTTGTGTGTACTCCAATACATGGCACCTGACGTACCTCCCGAAGGTTTAATAGGGGATCCTACAAGGATGAGAGATGACAGCAGCAGTGAAGGTAGTGATCCCGCGAGAAGGGTAGCCTGCATCAGTAAGGGCAAGGGTGTCAAGCAATCGACGGGTGTTCGCCAAGAAGAAGAACCTATTTCGCACAAGCGTTTTGAGGATCTTGCCCACGCAATACTTAAGGCAGTCGGATCTTGGGCACCTGAAAGTTCACTTCCACCAGTGACGCCATTAGTGTCAGTAATTACTTTTCCTGACACTTATTAATTGTGTCAATAATGCTCCAGCCAGAACACACTGACACTAATTTTTAGTGTCAGCGATTTTTGTGTCAGTAATTCATGTCATTATGGTATCACTAAAATAATGACACGATAGCGTTAGTatttaataatactatttATATGTCAGTAATTTATGAGACTACAGTATCAAGAGCACACTGACTCAATAACATCAAAAAttattactgttattttaaacatttagtGTCAGTATTTAGTGATGTTATGATTCTTTTGGTTAATAGTatactttgattttaattatattttcctatttgttttacaactgaaagaaaactcaaaatatattaaatatacaaaatctCGCAACACAATTGCATAAGAAACATCTCAAATACATCACTCAAATTCATATCATTCAACTACATCATtgtttggaaaagaaaaatataaatactaaattaagTCTTGGACAAGCTCTTAACAACCAAGTACTAAGTTAAGATTCAACAAATATTAACCAACAAAAAGAAGCACATAATGTCATTGAACATCCACAAGCggcttcatttttcttttcccacctacaagtacataaaatcaattagtatagcacaaaaaataattcttgaatttttgggagaaaaaaCAATCAGGCCAATTTCAGTGTTCAAAGAGACTAACAAAGAATGGGGCAAAAACAATACATATCTCTCTTAGTGCAAGCTAATTGTAATAGGTAGTATTGTGAAGAATATTTATTTGCTAAGAATTGAATTTGAGTGGATTTTCCTACAGATCTATACACAACTCAACttaagaagaataaaaaaataaaaaaaaaatcctaaggaTTAAGAAAGATAAATGGAGATTTATTAGTATACATCCAAAATTAGAAACTCATTAAACAATCCAGGGGTAAAAATTGAGGAATAAGAATATAGCGTATCTCAGGATAAGACCAAAGACATAATAACAGAAACATTTGAGGCAAACAACTACAAAGTTTTTACATAATAACCCAAAGCAAAGCAAaccattataaaatttttacataataacCTAGAAACAAAACAGACGAAAATTGGGCAAGTCCATATCCCAAACCTCTGTTAGGAAAAATGTGTTCAGCAGACTCATGGCTCCAACAATAGAAATTAACCCGTacacaacaaaacaaattaattgatataaaaaaCAGTCAAAGACAAAGCCAACTAAGAAGATTAACTAATTTGGAGATTGAATTACATagttatttttacaaaatatagcGTAAGCCCATTGTATTTCATAGTAAGCAACTGCAAAAATGCCTAGAGGCAAATTCATAAAGGAACAGTagatagaagaaaaaaaagacgAGGAAATAAACAGcatgaaacaaacaaatcacCTAACACATCATGGGGAATTGACTTGTTAACGTTAAAGAGCAAAATAAAACTTGGCGCCTTCATCCGAACAAGAACAGACGCTTACCCCTTCCAGAGAATGGCTTAGGTTTTTCTTTAGAGTTTGAGGCTGATTTATAAGaatatgaagaagaaatgattATGGAAGTTTGATAGTGATCAAGGATTGAATATTGggcttaaaatacaaattggCAATGAGGGCTGGTTTTCGATGACGACCAAGCTATGGTCAGAAGAGGGGTACCTGAGGCCAGCAAGCCAAAGCCTAGGCCATCGGGTACCCGTTCTAAGTTTCAAACCATGGGCTCCCGCGACGAGTGTTCCACCGCCTCTTGCAATTCCCGCAGCAGCCAGGGTACGAGGCGTGCAAAGCGTACCCATGAGGATCTCCGTGAGAAGTTAAACGCCAAAAGGGCTTCTCAAATGGCGGCAACATCATCGGGTACACCGAGGGTACCCCTCGAACTTGTGGAAAAGATGGAGAACTTGGAAGCCCAAGTGAAGCTCCTCTCCGAGAAGCAAAACATCACAGCTGCACCAAACCCAATGACCTACCAATCGCCATTCACTATGGAGATTAGGACGGCAGCTCTCCCCGAGGCGTTCGCCATGCCTCAGATACCCCAATACTCGCGTACCACTGACCCCTCGGAGCATGCTGAGCTATACCGTGACCAAATGCTTATCAAGGGTGTAGATGAGAGCGCCATGTGTAGGATGTTTACGCACACACTCACGGGCCCCGCGAAGTCATGGTTTCGCTCTTTGAAAGCGGGTAGCATATCTTCCTTACACCAATTGTTACCCGAATTTACTAAAGAGTTTTCCTATGCTTCCACTCAAGATAGGGTAGCCTCCAAACTTGCCTTTATCAAGCAAGGGGAAGCCGAGACTTTGGCGGAATATGTAAGTCGTTTCCACCAAGAGGTGCTGCGAACCGGAGCATTTGGAAACCAATACACATTGacccattttgagaaaaatttacGGTTGGGCAAGTTATGGCGTTCTTTTCAAAAGAAGCGCCCACTCTCATATGGGGAAGCTCGTTCCCGGGCGTTGCAGCAGGTGGAGATGGATGAAAAATGCCAATTGAAGCGCCAAGAAGATAAGGCCGATGTTACAAAGAACAAGGAGAAGCCCAAGAGGGTGGAGGCCCCAATACCGCAAGTACCCCGAGCACGGAGCCCTCCACGGGCTGCCCTGCGGGGACGAGGGTATAACCCTCAGGGTACCCCAACCTCCAAGATCGCCGCCACCGGATCAGCGAGAGCCACCACCGAGGCCTCGGTACGAATCTTACCACCCACTGAATCGATCCCCAGAGCATATCTTCTACCATATTCGGGATAACGGCCTCCTCCGTCCTCCTAAGCCAATGAAGAAGTACCCCCAACATGAAG from Citrus sinensis cultivar Valencia sweet orange chromosome 9, DVS_A1.0, whole genome shotgun sequence carries:
- the LOC127899915 gene encoding uncharacterized protein LOC127899915; translation: MVRRGVPEASKPKPRPSGTRSKFQTMGSRDECSTASCNSRSSQGTRRAKRTHEDLREKLNAKRASQMAATSSGTPRVPLELVEKMENLEAQVKLLSEKQNITAAPNPMTYQSPFTMEIRTAALPEAFAMPQIPQYSRTTDPSEHAELYRDQMLIKGVDESAMCRMFTHTLTGPAKSWFRSLKAGSISSLHQLLPEFTKEFSYASTQDRVASKLAFIKQGEAETLAEYVSRFHQEVLRTGAFGNQYTLTHFEKNLRLGKLWRSFQKKRPLSYGEARSRALQQVEMDEKCQLKRQEDKADVTKNKEKPKRVEAPIPQVPRARSPPRAALRGRGYNPQGTPTSKIAATGSARATTEASVRILPPTESIPRAYLLPYSG